A genomic window from Sebastes fasciatus isolate fSebFas1 chromosome 7, fSebFas1.pri, whole genome shotgun sequence includes:
- the LOC141771155 gene encoding uncharacterized protein LOC141771155, which yields MLAALTLASLSLLAWASNLCPPTCQCLNNLTSVACQEKGLAEIPELPEGTEELYVSYNEILEIPSRGLERLQVLDLTKNQMNAFFFLNPVWPNMTKLSKLFLRNNELTFLNPGQFLNCPALTLLDLSENQIEYLPIGFLRGLANLKTLYVNFNQIQMLQVGGLEGAFALTELHLSHNSITRIEEGVFKNSTVLEKLVLSKNRITSVDEASFRGATGLQQLDLSGNMLVTVPAEALRDVNRLQYLYLQKNSLTSLPEDCFSSLGLLVHLDLNNNKLTTLSEGSLRGLTMLSELDLSVNLIDSLPSKAFNDLTSLELLDLYRNRLTSLPQEVFSNLNNLRELQLDSNQISDVPVGVFDSLSRLIELQLLNNRILVLHPALFNKLKSLQNLDLENNALRHLPKGLFHKMKALKEIHLDGNHIKSLHHSVFHGLARVSSLKLSRNHLTSLHPDQFRDLIGLKELKLDENHIANLPTSLFMNLSNLNTLDLDSNHIAELSPDDFAGLTSLKELKLSFNQLRDIPFDTFYPLLVLRKLLLKNNSLDSLDPQLFARLSKLTELHLDGNKLDRLQPDVFQGLTNLQKLSLKSNQLRAVENGTLEPLRNLGAVYLSGNMWDCTCARILYISSWVNMHGDKLGDQPMCFFSSSSSHLTEGAPLSQAALSPLLLHDHCMTSAASGLSPSFPLEMLTLLTISLIAVGRLPHPL from the exons ATGCTGGCAGCCTTAACTTTGGCCTCCCTGAGCCTCTTGGCGTGGGCGTCCAACCTCTGCCCGCCAACCTGCCAATGTCTCAACAACCTGACCAGTGTAGCATGTCAGGAGAAAGGACTGGCAGAGATCCCTGAGCTGCCAGAGGGCACGGAGGAGCTGTACGTCTCATACAACGAGATCCTGGAAATACCCAGTCGTGGGCTGGAGAGGCTGCAG GTCCTGGACCTGACAAAGAATCAGATGAAtgccttcttcttcctcaacCCGGTTTGGCCCAATATGACGAAGCTGTCTAAGCTCTTCCTACGCAACAATGAACTGACATTTCTAAACCCCGGTCAGTTCCTAAACTGCCCTGCTCTCACCTTACTGGATCTGAGTGAGAACCAGATTGAATATCTACCCATTGGATTCCTCCGCGGATTAGCTAATCTGAAGACGCTGTATGTGAACTTTAACCAGATTCAAATGTTACAGGTTGGTGGATTGGAAGGAGCCTTCGCCCTCACTGAACTCCACCTTAGCCATAACAGTATAACAAGGATAGAGGAAGGTGTGTTCAAGAACTCCACTGTGTTGGAGAAACTTGTTCTCTCCAAAAACAGAATCACAAGTGTGGACGAAGCCAGCTTCAGAGGAGCAACAGGCCTCCAACAGCTTGACCTGAGCGGCAACATGCTGGTCACTGTTCCAGCTGAAGCACTGAGGGATGTCAACAGGCTCCAGTATCTGTATCTACAGAAGAACAGCCTCACCAGTCTCCCTGAGGATTGCTTCTCCTCATTGGGCCTGTTGGTTCATCTAGACTTGAACAACAACAAGCTGACCACTCTGTCTGAGGGATCACTGAGAGGTCTGACCATGCTGAGTGAGCTGGACCTCAGTGTCAACCTCATAGATTCTCTTCCCTCAAAAGCATTCAACGACCTGACCAGCCTTGAGTTACTTGATCTGTACAGGAACAGACTGACATCTCTGCCCCAGGAAGTATTCAGTAACTTGAACAACCTGCGAGAGTTGCAGCTGGATAGCAACCAGATCTCTGATGTACCAGTTGGCGTATTTGATTCGCTGTCCAGACTCATCGAGCTACAGCTGTTAAACAACCGCATCCTGGTGCTCCACCCTGCTCTGTTCAACAAGCTCAAGTCACTTCAGAACCTTGACTTGGAGAACAACGCTCTGAGGCACCTTCCCAAAGGCCTTTTCCACAAGATGAAGGCCCTCAAGGAGATACACCTCGATGGCAACCACATCAAGTCTCTACATCACTCAGTCTTCCACGGTTTGGCGAGAGTCAGTTCGCTGAAGCTCTCTCGCAACCATCTCACCTCTCTACACCCAGACCAGTTCAGAGATCTTATCGGTTTAAAAGAGTTAAAGCTAGATGAAAACCACATCGCTAACCTTCCTACAAGCCTGTTCATGAATCTATCGAATCTGAATACACTGGATCTGGACAGCAACCATATCGCAGAGCTTTCTCCTGATGACTTTGCAGGGCTGACAAGCCTTAAAGAGCTCAAGTTGAGCTTCAATCAGCTCCGTGACATCCCGTTCGACACCTTCTATCCCCTCCTCGTCCTCCGCAAGCTCCTGCTAAAGAACAACAGCCTGGATAGTTTAGACCCTCAGCTCTTTGCCCGACTTTCAAAGCTAACAGAGCTCCACTTGGATGGAAACAAGCTGGATCGCctgcagcctgatgtgtttcaAGGACTTACGAACCTCCAGAAATTGAGTTTGAAGTCCAACCAGCTCAGAGCGGTGGAGAACGGGACTCTGGAGCCTTTAAGAAACCTTGGCGCCGTCTATCTGTCAGGTAATATGTGGGACTGCACCTGTGCACGTATTCTCTACATCAGCAGCTGGGTCAACATGCACGGAGACAAGCTCGGAGATCAGCCCATgtgcttcttctcctcttcttcctcacacTTAACTGAGGGTGCACCACTCTCTCAGGCAGCTCTGTCTCCGCTGCTGTTACACGATCATTGCATGACAAGTGCAGCGAGTGGCTTGTCACCTTCATTTCCTCTAGAAATGCTGACTCTGCTCACGATTTCTCTCATAGCTGTCGGCCGCCTGCCACATCCTTTGTAG